The Brevinematia bacterium genome contains the following window.
CCAACACACTAACTCCTATTCCCCCCCAATATCCAAGTAGTACAGACTTACCGTAAAATCTCTCCCCAAGAAAATTCCACAGCGCTCCAAAAACCGCACTCACAAGCACAACTATACCTAAACTCAACAAAAAATCCATAACCTTCACCTCTTCAGCCTATTACTGTAATTTTAAATGAAAAAACAACCACTTGAGAAATTATTACACTCTACAACAATAAATCTCCATTAGGCAAATAGGCAAGATTCTAAACATCTTACCCACTCAATTCCTCTGTTCAAATCTAACAATTAGGTATAGTTTTTCTCTTATTTCTCTCGCAGTCCCTGACGGGACTGGGTAAATATCCTTTTCAACAAGGAAACTTAGTATAAAGTGAAGTCTTGTAATTGAACAAACACCGTCTAGAACCGAATGAAGTAGGTAAGCAAAAAGTAGAGAGAAGGTAGACAAAAAGTTTAGAATCTTGTTTCCTTACCTAATGGAAATTGGAATTTGCCAAACTCTACTTCAACAACTGGACAAATGAGATTAGTTTCATTTAACTTAGAAACGGGGGAAGTTATGAAGAAAGCAATAGTAGCATTAGCCTCCGCTATGATTTTAAACCAAACTTTCGGACACAACATGCTATTTGATGTTGGAAAGGTTGAACTTGAGAAAGGCAACATACGAAATTTCGTTTTCAGCGACAGAGTTGACGGATATTACGAAGGCAAAACATTTTCCTACATAGGGGGTGAAGGATACAAAGTGAAAAACACCGTAGTGTTCAGAGACTTTGTATCAGTGCAAGGAGAAACTGTGCTAAATAGAAGAGAAGCTACAAAAGCTGTTTTATACCCCTCATTTTACGAAACCCACTTCCCTCAAGGTCTAGAAAGATTATTCATCATCCAACATAAGCAGTATGTTGTAATTCAGGTTGAATCTAAAGAACCCTCCAAGTTAGGAATAGTTCCTCTGCTGAATTGGTTTAAAAAAGATATACTAATAAAGACTACCACCAGTAACTCTGTTGTCATTGAAAACACAAAGATAAAAACTTCATCTGTTCCATCGTATGTAGCAATATGCTCGGATAGAGAAATATCTCTCTTCCAAGATCCTACAAACATTCTAAAGGAAGTAAAGGTATCACCAAACTTTGGAAATGCTGGTCTACTGCAAAGTAGAGACAACATCACCAAAATTTCATTTGTCATCACCTTTTCAACAAATAGTGAAGAAGCACTTAGGGAAGCTGAAAAAGTATCCAAGAGTATTGATAACTTTCTTGAAGAGTATAAAAAAGAATTGTCAGGTAGAATTTTAGGTAGTTTTTTTGAGACTAACCTCAAGGAAGCAATAGATAAACAGATGTATTGGGTATTGTACTCAAGTGATGGATTTATTGTGGAAGAGTTTGGCAAAGGCATATGGGCTGGATTACCATGGTTTAAAAATAACTGGGGCAGAGATACTTTCATATCACTACCAGGTTGCTCACTAGTTAACGGAAACTTTGAGGATGCAAGAAAAATAATCCAGAACTTCGCAATGTTTCAGGACAGAGGAAACTTATCAATTGAGATAACATCCCAAGATGAAGAACTACTAAAGCAAGTTATCCAAGATATAAGAAATATTTATAAGTTCATAGGTGTTAGAAAAAGCGGTAATAAGGTATTCATCACCGTTCCATCGTATATGTTCACAAAGGCTTTTTCATCAAAAGATGAACTTATATCCAAATCAAAAATCCTCAGAGACAATATTGATAAGTTTGAGATAAAAGAGTCACTGTCAAAGTCTAGAACCTTCGGAAGAGTGCCAAATTTAGTCTCTAGCGAAACCTCAGTCCAGTATAACACTGCTGATGGAACCCCTTGGTTTATAAGAGAAGTTATGGACTATATAAACTACTCCGGAGATATGGAATTTATCAAAGAGATCTATCCTGTTGTCAAGGTAGCAATAGATGGTGCTATTGAGAACTTTGTTGACTCTGATGGACTTTTAACACACGACGATGCGGATACTTGGATGGATGCTAGAATTGAAGGTAAGGAAGCATGGTCTCCAAGGGGGAATAGAGCCGTTGAAATTCAAGCTCTCTGGATCACTTCACTTGAAGTTGGTATATTTATGGCTAAATACGCCAACGATACGGAATCTGCAATCAAGTGGCAGAAACTTCACACAAAAGCAAAAGAGAATTTTGTAAAGCTCTTCTGGGATGAAAACAACAAAAGAATAGCAGACAGAATAAGAAAAGATGGTTTTAAGGATTTTAAAGTAAGACCAAACATGCTTATGACAATCACAGTTCCTTTTGGTGAAAGCATAGTTGGT
Protein-coding sequences here:
- a CDS encoding amylo-alpha-1,6-glucosidase gives rise to the protein MKKAIVALASAMILNQTFGHNMLFDVGKVELEKGNIRNFVFSDRVDGYYEGKTFSYIGGEGYKVKNTVVFRDFVSVQGETVLNRREATKAVLYPSFYETHFPQGLERLFIIQHKQYVVIQVESKEPSKLGIVPLLNWFKKDILIKTTTSNSVVIENTKIKTSSVPSYVAICSDREISLFQDPTNILKEVKVSPNFGNAGLLQSRDNITKISFVITFSTNSEEALREAEKVSKSIDNFLEEYKKELSGRILGSFFETNLKEAIDKQMYWVLYSSDGFIVEEFGKGIWAGLPWFKNNWGRDTFISLPGCSLVNGNFEDARKIIQNFAMFQDRGNLSIEITSQDEELLKQVIQDIRNIYKFIGVRKSGNKVFITVPSYMFTKAFSSKDELISKSKILRDNIDKFEIKESLSKSRTFGRVPNLVSSETSVQYNTADGTPWFIREVMDYINYSGDMEFIKEIYPVVKVAIDGAIENFVDSDGLLTHDDADTWMDARIEGKEAWSPRGNRAVEIQALWITSLEVGIFMAKYANDTESAIKWQKLHTKAKENFVKLFWDENNKRIADRIRKDGFKDFKVRPNMLMTITVPFGESIVGEDREAYILKNAVSELLYPYGIASLSQNDEFFHPWHEKWELYHKDSAYHNGTVWLWNTGFTILSLLKFGYKDLAFSLFTNTLDQVINEGYVGTLSELIDAIPQPNGKIKLSGTYSQAWSVAEISRAWYQGFIGFNPRLSENKIILSPSLPSEVKQLKTSLKFGNNEYLNIEANISEVLETYKLSISNSSRAPKLVFVFTDNRGNKHSFSIDSFRKAEIEVDKRKTSVSVNKKAVKCTVSKGYKDEIGKLNFVTPSIPESNNVQREKDYLKKKILSREWY